Proteins from one Bacteroides zhangwenhongii genomic window:
- a CDS encoding PHP domain-containing protein yields the protein MDRRKFLKNTGWSFLGLAASGSLLGACAPGSKDAKKIMPSASDLKMYWGDLHNHCNITYGHGDMRDAFEAAKGQLDFVSVTPHAMWPDIPGADDPRLKWVIDYHTGAFKRLREGGYEKYVAMTNEYNKEGEFLAFIGYEAHSMEHGDHVALNYDLDAPLVECTSIEDWKQKAKGHKVFITPHHMGYQGGYRGYNWKCFTEGDQTPFVEMYSRHGLAESDQGDYPYLHDMGPRQWEGTIQYGLELGNKFGIMASTDQHSGYPGSYGDGRIGVLAPSLTRDAIWDALRTRHVCAATGDKILIDFRLNDAFMGDVVRGNSRRIYVNVTGESCIDYVDIIKNGQILARMNGPLTPVAPEGDTVRCKVKMDFGWNREEQYVHWQGKLSLDKGKLHGVTPCFRGAAFTSPQEGETEFHTHVNRIVSVNDKETELDMYSSKNPNTTTAAMQAVILDVEMPKDGKIIAEFNGKKFEHTLGELLEGSRSHFMIGWLSEAILFNRAMPESCFTVEHYMEDKEPQRDTDYYYVRARQRDGQWAWSSPIWAERV from the coding sequence ATGGATAGAAGAAAGTTCTTAAAAAACACAGGCTGGTCTTTCCTCGGATTGGCAGCTTCGGGCAGCTTATTGGGTGCTTGTGCACCGGGTAGCAAAGATGCAAAGAAAATCATGCCATCGGCAAGCGACCTCAAAATGTATTGGGGAGACTTACATAACCACTGTAACATCACATACGGACACGGCGATATGCGCGACGCTTTTGAAGCAGCAAAAGGACAATTGGATTTTGTCAGCGTCACTCCCCATGCCATGTGGCCGGATATTCCCGGAGCGGACGATCCTCGTCTGAAATGGGTAATCGATTATCATACAGGTGCTTTCAAACGTTTGCGTGAAGGTGGTTACGAGAAATATGTAGCCATGACAAACGAATACAATAAAGAAGGTGAATTCCTCGCTTTTATCGGCTACGAAGCTCACAGCATGGAACATGGTGACCATGTCGCACTGAACTATGACCTGGATGCACCGCTTGTTGAATGTACTTCCATTGAGGACTGGAAACAAAAAGCCAAAGGACATAAAGTATTTATCACTCCGCACCACATGGGTTATCAAGGTGGTTATCGTGGCTACAACTGGAAATGTTTCACCGAAGGAGATCAGACTCCGTTCGTAGAGATGTATTCCCGTCACGGTCTGGCGGAAAGTGATCAGGGAGATTATCCGTATCTGCATGATATGGGACCTCGCCAATGGGAAGGAACCATTCAATACGGTCTTGAGTTAGGGAATAAGTTCGGTATCATGGCTTCTACCGACCAGCATTCCGGTTATCCGGGAAGTTACGGAGACGGACGTATCGGAGTGCTTGCTCCATCGTTAACCCGTGATGCAATCTGGGACGCACTCCGTACCCGTCACGTATGCGCCGCAACAGGTGATAAGATTCTTATCGATTTCCGATTGAATGATGCCTTTATGGGAGATGTAGTTCGCGGAAACAGCCGTCGCATCTATGTGAATGTAACCGGTGAAAGCTGTATCGACTATGTAGATATTATAAAGAACGGTCAGATTCTGGCCCGCATGAACGGTCCGTTGACTCCGGTTGCTCCGGAAGGTGACACGGTACGTTGCAAAGTGAAGATGGATTTCGGTTGGAACCGCGAAGAACAATATGTACACTGGCAGGGTAAACTGTCTTTGGATAAAGGAAAATTGCACGGTGTAACTCCTTGCTTCCGTGGTGCGGCCTTCACTTCTCCGCAAGAAGGTGAAACAGAATTCCACACGCACGTCAACCGCATCGTTTCCGTGAACGACAAGGAAACCGAACTGGATATGTACAGCAGCAAGAATCCGAATACTACCACAGCGGCTATGCAGGCTGTAATACTTGATGTGGAAATGCCGAAAGACGGTAAGATTATCGCAGAATTCAATGGCAAGAAGTTTGAACATACATTAGGTGAACTGCTTGAAGGTTCACGTTCGCACTTTATGATCGGCTGGTTGAGCGAAGCGATCCTCTTCAACCGCGCTATGCCGGAAAGTTGCTTCACGGTAGAACATTACATGGAGGATAAAGAGCCTCAACGTGATACGGATTATTACTATGTACGCGCCCGTCAACGCGACGGACAATGGGCGTGGAGTTCACCGATCTGGGCAGAAAGAGTGTAA
- a CDS encoding RagB/SusD family nutrient uptake outer membrane protein, with protein sequence MKKIFYYILLSAMCILPFSCSLDEESRTEIDKNRFMKNALEAETVLLGVYQSLVSDAMYGYHLSILFNLATDCEQVEGNTTENYRIIPANAFNASQAEIQQTWAALYKAIYNANDFMEILQQRMNDFNETDKQLAYIYIAEARAIRGMCYFELVRRFGNVPLMTNTAMSEQAPSTFVQEKPETIYKFIEEDLLHAIQTLPYAIDDTNRQSNKYRMSKGAVLGLLTKVYATWAGYPVKDHTKWAEAAKTAKVLVESQKHDLLNDFEQLWDNTCNGVWDPTESLIEISFYSPTASGGASDPCGRIGKWNGVKTTMLAGERGSCAGNVKVVHPFVLKWREKDLADGEVYHPETVKDKRLNLSVANYQYNPNKVLYAKGKSDTDKKALENDALSTQKNKEKQNYTPAKWDIEKYVKNKLINNDKSNVNWYFLRYADVLLLYAEALNEWKQGPTKEAYDAINKVRERAYGNNKYNLKNLSYEDFRKAIQDERAYELAFEGHRRMDLVRWDIYYKTVKETSNAITEWFFDNDMVKNKAYNTAGRYTVFGKHELYPIPQRDMDLCEQFVQNPKWN encoded by the coding sequence GATGTGCATACTTCCTTTCTCATGCTCGCTTGACGAAGAATCTCGGACAGAGATTGATAAAAATAGATTCATGAAAAACGCCTTAGAAGCGGAAACTGTATTGTTAGGCGTTTATCAAAGTTTAGTGAGTGATGCAATGTATGGCTACCACCTCTCAATTCTGTTCAATTTAGCAACAGATTGTGAACAAGTAGAAGGAAATACTACAGAAAATTATCGTATCATTCCTGCCAATGCTTTTAATGCAAGCCAAGCGGAAATACAACAAACATGGGCTGCTTTGTATAAAGCTATTTATAATGCAAATGATTTCATGGAGATTCTTCAACAACGGATGAATGATTTCAATGAAACAGACAAACAATTGGCTTATATTTACATAGCCGAGGCAAGAGCTATTCGTGGTATGTGCTATTTCGAGTTGGTACGCAGATTTGGTAATGTGCCATTAATGACTAATACAGCAATGTCCGAACAAGCTCCAAGTACTTTCGTTCAGGAAAAACCTGAAACTATTTATAAATTTATTGAAGAAGACCTGTTACATGCTATACAAACACTTCCTTATGCAATAGACGATACAAATCGCCAAAGCAATAAATACCGTATGTCCAAGGGAGCTGTTTTAGGACTATTAACTAAAGTCTATGCTACATGGGCAGGTTATCCAGTCAAAGATCACACAAAATGGGCAGAAGCAGCCAAAACAGCGAAAGTTCTGGTCGAATCACAAAAACATGATTTATTAAATGACTTTGAACAATTATGGGACAATACTTGTAATGGTGTTTGGGATCCGACCGAAAGTCTAATTGAAATTAGTTTCTACAGCCCAACAGCATCTGGTGGTGCCAGCGACCCATGTGGACGTATTGGAAAATGGAATGGAGTAAAAACAACAATGCTCGCTGGAGAACGTGGTAGTTGTGCTGGTAATGTTAAAGTTGTTCATCCTTTTGTTTTAAAATGGAGAGAAAAAGACTTAGCAGACGGCGAAGTATATCATCCGGAAACTGTTAAAGATAAACGTCTAAATCTTTCTGTAGCAAATTACCAGTATAATCCAAATAAAGTTTTATATGCTAAAGGTAAAAGTGATACTGATAAAAAAGCATTAGAAAACGACGCACTAAGTACACAAAAAAACAAAGAAAAACAAAACTATACACCTGCCAAATGGGACATTGAGAAATACGTAAAAAACAAATTAATCAATAATGACAAATCAAACGTCAATTGGTATTTCTTACGTTATGCCGACGTATTACTATTATATGCAGAAGCTCTCAATGAATGGAAGCAAGGTCCGACTAAAGAAGCATATGATGCAATAAATAAAGTACGTGAACGTGCCTATGGAAACAACAAATATAACTTAAAGAACTTGTCTTACGAAGACTTCCGTAAAGCTATCCAAGACGAACGTGCTTATGAACTTGCATTCGAAGGACACCGCCGTATGGACTTAGTACGTTGGGACATCTACTATAAAACTGTTAAAGAAACATCCAATGCAATCACAGAGTGGTTCTTTGATAATGATATGGTCAAAAACAAAGCATATAATACTGCAGGAAGATATACAGTGTTTGGCAAACATGAACTTTACCCTATCCCACAACGTGATATGGATTTATGTGAACAGTTTGTACAAAATCCCAAATGGAACTAA
- a CDS encoding DUF4995 domain-containing protein, whose protein sequence is MNNMKKKLVLFASVTIALASCQTAPKEDYSWIKKGLDVASAQLQLSAEEINGTGMLPRSIRTGYDMDFLCRQLERDSLTFKDSLRAQPTAEQLGKRRLCGVYDWTSGFFPGSLWYAYELTGNDTLKAQAIQYTNLLNPVRYYKGTHDLGFMINCSYGNAERLAPNDTIAAVMKETADNLCGRFNDSIAAIRSWDFGTWNFPVIIDNMMNLDLLFNVAKATGDNKYKDIAVKHAMTTMNNHFRPDYTCWHVVSYNNDGTVERKQTHQGKNDDSSWARGQAWAVYGYTACYRETNDTTFLNFAVKVADMIMDRVKTDDAIPYWDYDAPVTEETPRDASAAAVTASALIELSTMVPDGQKYLDYAEKILKSLSSDAYLAKVGDNQGFILLHSVGSLPNGSEIDTPLNYADYYYLEALKRFMELKKLRVENGELRVIQ, encoded by the coding sequence ATGAATAACATGAAAAAGAAACTCGTTCTCTTTGCTTCGGTTACAATTGCGCTTGCATCGTGCCAAACAGCCCCTAAGGAAGACTACAGTTGGATAAAAAAAGGACTGGATGTAGCTTCTGCACAATTACAGCTTTCCGCAGAGGAAATTAATGGCACAGGTATGTTGCCGCGTTCTATCCGTACAGGCTACGATATGGACTTCCTTTGCCGTCAGTTAGAAAGAGACTCACTGACTTTCAAAGACTCACTTCGTGCACAACCGACTGCAGAGCAATTAGGTAAACGCCGTCTTTGTGGCGTTTATGACTGGACAAGCGGTTTCTTCCCTGGTTCTTTATGGTACGCATACGAACTGACAGGAAACGATACTCTGAAAGCACAAGCCATTCAATATACAAATCTCTTGAATCCTGTACGCTATTACAAAGGCACACACGATTTAGGCTTCATGATCAATTGCAGTTATGGCAATGCCGAACGTCTGGCCCCTAACGATACTATCGCAGCCGTGATGAAAGAAACAGCTGATAATCTTTGCGGACGTTTCAACGATTCTATCGCCGCTATCCGTTCATGGGATTTCGGAACATGGAACTTCCCGGTTATCATCGACAACATGATGAACCTCGACCTTCTGTTTAACGTAGCAAAAGCAACAGGTGACAACAAATATAAAGACATCGCCGTTAAACACGCTATGACTACTATGAACAACCACTTCCGCCCGGATTATACTTGCTGGCATGTAGTGAGCTACAACAACGACGGAACAGTAGAACGCAAACAGACTCATCAAGGCAAGAACGATGATTCTTCATGGGCACGCGGTCAGGCATGGGCTGTATATGGTTACACAGCTTGCTACCGTGAAACAAACGACACTACTTTCTTGAACTTTGCAGTGAAAGTAGCCGACATGATAATGGATCGTGTGAAGACTGACGACGCTATTCCTTATTGGGACTATGACGCTCCTGTGACAGAAGAGACTCCGCGTGATGCATCGGCCGCAGCTGTTACTGCTTCTGCATTAATCGAGTTGAGCACTATGGTTCCCGACGGACAGAAATATCTGGATTACGCAGAAAAGATTCTGAAGAGTTTGTCAAGCGATGCATACCTCGCAAAAGTTGGCGATAATCAAGGATTTATCCTATTGCACTCTGTCGGCTCATTGCCTAACGGTTCTGAGATAGACACTCCGCTAAACTATGCCGACTACTACTATCTGGAAGCATTGAAGAGATTCATGGAGTTGAAGAAGTTGAGAGTTGAGAATGGAGAGTTGAGAGTGATTCAGTAA
- the hepC gene encoding heparin-sulfate lyase HepC: MNKTLKYIVLLTFACFVGKGYAQELKSEVFSLLNLDYPGLEKVKALHQEGKNEDAAKALLDYYRARTNVKTPDINLNKITIGKEEQKWADDALQHTFFVHKGYQPSYNYGEDINWQYWPVKDNELRWQLHRHKWFTPMGKAYRISGDEKYAKEWAHQYIDWIKKNPLVKMDKKEYELVSDGKIKGEVENVRFAWRPLEVSNRLQDQTSQFQLFLPSPSFTPDFLTEFLVNYHKHAVHILGNYSDQGNHLLFEAQRMIYAGAFFPEFKDAPAWRKSGIDILNREIHVQVYEDGGQFELDPHYHLAAINIFCKALGIADANGFRKEFPQNYLDTIESMIMFYANISFPDYTNPCFSDAKLTTKKEMVKNYKSWSKLFPKNQAIKYFATEGKEGALPDYMSKGFLKSGFFVFRNSWGTDATQMVVKAGPKAFWHCQPDNGTFELWFNGKNLFPDSGSYVYAGEGEVMEQRNWHRQTCVHNTVTLNNKNLDTTESVTKLWQPEGTIQTLVTENPSYKNLKHRRSVFFVDNTYFVIVDELAGSAKGSINLHYQMPKGEIANSREDMTFLTQFEDGSNMKLQCFGPTGMTMKKEPGWCSTAYRKRYKRMNVSFNVKKDGEEAVRYITVIYPIKKSADAPKFDAKFKNKAFDENGLEVEVKVNGKKQSLKYKI, from the coding sequence ATGAATAAAACTTTAAAATATATCGTCCTACTGACATTTGCATGTTTCGTAGGCAAAGGTTATGCCCAAGAGTTGAAAAGCGAAGTATTTTCACTTCTCAATCTGGACTACCCGGGACTGGAAAAAGTGAAAGCACTCCATCAGGAGGGTAAAAATGAAGATGCAGCCAAAGCATTGCTTGATTACTATCGCGCACGTACAAACGTGAAAACTCCGGATATCAATCTGAACAAAATCACTATCGGTAAAGAAGAACAGAAATGGGCAGACGACGCGCTGCAACATACTTTCTTTGTACACAAAGGTTATCAACCTTCTTATAATTATGGAGAAGACATCAACTGGCAATATTGGCCGGTGAAAGATAACGAACTCCGTTGGCAGTTGCACCGTCACAAATGGTTCACTCCGATGGGTAAGGCTTACCGCATATCCGGTGATGAGAAATATGCCAAAGAATGGGCTCATCAGTATATCGACTGGATCAAAAAGAATCCGTTGGTGAAGATGGACAAGAAAGAATATGAGCTAGTAAGTGATGGCAAAATCAAAGGTGAAGTGGAAAACGTACGTTTTGCATGGCGTCCGTTGGAAGTGAGCAACCGTCTGCAAGATCAGACCTCACAATTCCAACTGTTCCTCCCCTCTCCTTCCTTCACTCCGGATTTCCTGACTGAGTTCTTGGTGAACTATCACAAACACGCTGTACATATTTTGGGCAATTACTCAGATCAAGGTAACCACTTGTTGTTTGAAGCTCAGCGTATGATTTATGCCGGTGCTTTCTTCCCTGAATTCAAGGACGCTCCGGCATGGAGAAAGAGCGGCATTGATATCCTGAACCGTGAAATTCATGTACAGGTATATGAAGATGGGGGACAATTCGAGCTTGACCCGCATTATCATCTTGCCGCAATCAATATTTTCTGTAAAGCATTGGGTATCGCAGACGCAAACGGATTCCGCAAAGAATTCCCACAAAACTATCTGGATACTATCGAAAGCATGATTATGTTCTATGCAAACATCTCTTTCCCCGACTACACAAATCCGTGTTTCAGTGACGCAAAACTGACAACAAAGAAGGAAATGGTGAAGAACTACAAATCATGGAGCAAATTGTTCCCGAAAAACCAGGCTATCAAATACTTCGCAACAGAAGGTAAAGAAGGTGCATTGCCGGATTATATGTCTAAAGGATTCTTGAAATCAGGTTTCTTCGTATTCCGCAACTCTTGGGGAACGGACGCTACTCAAATGGTGGTGAAAGCCGGTCCGAAAGCTTTCTGGCACTGCCAACCGGACAACGGTACATTCGAACTGTGGTTCAATGGCAAAAATCTGTTCCCGGATTCAGGTTCGTATGTGTATGCAGGCGAAGGTGAAGTAATGGAACAACGCAACTGGCACCGTCAGACTTGTGTTCACAATACTGTGACTCTGAACAACAAAAATCTGGATACAACTGAATCTGTAACTAAATTGTGGCAGCCGGAAGGAACAATCCAAACGCTGGTGACTGAAAACCCAAGCTACAAAAACTTGAAGCACCGCCGTTCCGTTTTCTTCGTCGACAACACATACTTTGTAATTGTAGACGAATTGGCAGGCAGCGCCAAAGGTTCCATCAACCTTCATTATCAAATGCCGAAGGGAGAAATCGCAAACAGTCGCGAAGACATGACATTCCTTACTCAGTTCGAGGATGGAAGCAACATGAAACTGCAATGTTTCGGTCCTACCGGCATGACTATGAAAAAAGAACCGGGATGGTGTTCTACAGCTTACCGCAAACGCTACAAACGTATGAATGTATCATTCAACGTGAAGAAAGACGGCGAAGAAGCTGTACGTTATATCACTGTAATCTATCCGATAAAGAAAAGCGCAGATGCCCCTAAATTTGACGCTAAATTCAAGAACAAAGCGTTCGATGAAAATGGTCTGGAAGTAGAAGTGAAAGTAAACGGAAAGAAACAGTCACTAAAATACAAAATATAG
- a CDS encoding sulfatase family protein, which yields MKKPSTLFLPLAALSLASCSGQKKEEAKQPNIIFMMTDDHTTQAMSCYGGNLIQTPNMDRIANEGIRFDNCYAVNALSGPSRACILTGKFSHENGFTDNASTFNGDQQTFPKLLQQAGYQTAMIGKWHLISEPQGFDHWSILSGQHEQGDYYDPDFWEDGKHIVEKGYATDIITDKAIKFLEGRDKSKPFCMMYHQKAPHRNWMPAPRYLGIFNNTTFPEPANLFDDYEGRGRAAREQDMSIEHTLTDDWDLKLLTREEMLKDTTNRLYSVYKRMPAEVQDKWDSVYAQRIAEYRKGDLKGKELISWKYQQYMRDYLATTLAVDENIGRLMNYLEKIGELDNTIIVYTSDQGFFLGEHGWFDKRFMYEECQRMPLIIRYPKAIKAGSVSNAISMNVDFAPTFLDFAGVEIPSDIQGASLKPILVNEGKTPADWRKAAYYHYYEYPAEHSVKRHYGIRTQDFKLIHFYNDIDEWEMYDMKADPREMNNVFGKPEYAEKQKELMQLLEETQKQYKDTDPDEKEKVLFKGDRRLMKNR from the coding sequence ATGAAAAAACCCTCTACCCTATTCCTCCCGTTGGCTGCATTAAGCCTTGCTTCATGCAGTGGTCAAAAGAAGGAAGAAGCCAAACAGCCGAACATCATTTTCATGATGACGGATGACCATACCACCCAGGCGATGTCATGCTATGGAGGAAATCTGATCCAGACTCCTAACATGGACCGGATTGCCAACGAAGGTATCCGTTTCGATAATTGTTATGCTGTCAATGCCCTCTCCGGCCCTTCACGTGCTTGTATCCTGACCGGTAAATTCAGTCACGAAAACGGCTTTACCGATAATGCCAGCACTTTCAACGGTGACCAGCAGACATTTCCAAAGCTTCTTCAACAAGCCGGATATCAGACTGCCATGATCGGCAAGTGGCACCTTATCAGTGAGCCGCAAGGTTTCGACCATTGGAGCATCCTTAGCGGTCAGCATGAACAAGGCGACTATTACGATCCTGACTTCTGGGAAGACGGTAAACATATCGTTGAAAAAGGATATGCAACAGACATTATCACAGATAAAGCCATCAAATTCCTCGAAGGCCGTGACAAGAGCAAACCGTTCTGCATGATGTATCATCAGAAAGCACCGCACCGCAACTGGATGCCTGCTCCCCGCTATCTGGGTATCTTCAACAATACTACCTTTCCCGAACCTGCCAACTTGTTCGACGACTACGAAGGACGTGGAAGAGCGGCTCGTGAACAGGATATGTCTATCGAACATACTTTGACTGACGACTGGGATCTCAAACTGCTGACTCGTGAAGAAATGCTGAAAGATACTACCAACCGTCTTTACAGTGTGTACAAACGTATGCCTGCCGAAGTACAGGACAAATGGGATTCTGTGTATGCACAACGTATCGCAGAATATCGTAAGGGCGACTTGAAAGGCAAAGAGTTGATCAGTTGGAAATACCAACAGTATATGCGCGATTATCTGGCTACCACATTGGCAGTGGACGAAAACATCGGTCGCCTGATGAATTATCTCGAAAAGATTGGTGAGCTGGACAATACAATTATTGTCTATACCTCCGATCAAGGTTTCTTCCTCGGTGAACATGGCTGGTTCGACAAACGCTTCATGTATGAAGAATGCCAGCGTATGCCGCTTATCATCCGTTATCCGAAGGCAATCAAAGCAGGAAGCGTAAGCAATGCGATCAGCATGAATGTTGACTTTGCCCCTACTTTCCTCGACTTTGCCGGGGTGGAAATACCATCGGATATTCAAGGTGCCTCGCTGAAACCGATATTGGTGAACGAAGGCAAAACTCCTGCCGACTGGCGAAAAGCAGCTTATTATCATTATTATGAATACCCTGCCGAGCACTCTGTAAAACGCCATTACGGTATCCGTACCCAAGATTTCAAACTGATTCATTTCTACAATGACATTGATGAATGGGAAATGTACGACATGAAAGCCGACCCCAGAGAAATGAATAATGTTTTCGGCAAACCGGAATATGCAGAAAAACAAAAGGAACTGATGCAACTTCTTGAGGAGACTCAAAAACAGTACAAAGACACCGATCCCGATGAGAAAGAGAAAGTTCTTTTCAAAGGGGATCGCCGACTAATGAAAAACAGATAA
- a CDS encoding ROK family protein, translating into MEKEYAIGIDLGGTSVKYALIDNEGVFHFQGKLPSKADVSAEAVIGQLVAAINEVKAFAKEQNCKINGIGIGTPGIVDCTNRIVLGGAENIKGWENLCLADRIEAETDIPVLLGNDANLMGLGETMYGAGKGATHVVFLTVGTGIGGAVVIDGKLFNGFANRGTELGHVPLIADGEPCACGSVGCLEHYASTSALVRRFSKRIAEAGISYPGEEINGELIVRLYKQGDKIATESLEEHCDFLGHGIAGFINTFSPQKIVIGGGLSEAGDFYIRKVSEKAHRYAISDCAVNTEIMAAALGNKAGSIGAASLFFNGKLKVE; encoded by the coding sequence ATGGAAAAAGAATACGCTATAGGAATTGACCTTGGCGGAACTTCAGTGAAATACGCCCTTATTGATAATGAAGGCGTATTTCATTTTCAAGGGAAGTTGCCGTCGAAAGCCGATGTATCGGCAGAAGCGGTCATCGGACAGTTGGTTGCCGCCATCAATGAAGTGAAGGCTTTTGCAAAAGAACAGAATTGTAAGATTAACGGTATAGGAATCGGAACACCGGGTATCGTAGATTGTACGAACCGAATCGTTCTGGGAGGTGCGGAGAACATCAAGGGATGGGAAAACCTATGTTTGGCAGACCGCATTGAAGCAGAAACCGACATTCCGGTTTTATTGGGGAATGACGCTAACCTGATGGGACTAGGTGAAACTATGTACGGGGCAGGCAAAGGGGCGACTCATGTTGTTTTCTTAACGGTAGGAACCGGTATCGGCGGTGCAGTTGTTATCGACGGTAAATTATTCAACGGTTTTGCCAATCGGGGAACGGAATTAGGGCACGTACCCTTAATTGCCGATGGAGAGCCCTGCGCTTGTGGTTCTGTCGGCTGTCTGGAGCACTATGCTTCTACTTCCGCTCTCGTACGACGTTTCAGTAAACGAATAGCAGAAGCCGGTATCTCCTATCCGGGCGAAGAGATCAACGGTGAATTAATTGTGCGTCTTTACAAACAAGGCGATAAGATTGCCACCGAATCACTGGAAGAACATTGCGATTTTCTGGGACACGGTATTGCCGGATTCATCAATACCTTCAGCCCTCAGAAGATTGTGATCGGCGGAGGCCTTTCCGAAGCCGGTGATTTTTATATCCGGAAAGTGAGTGAAAAAGCACACCGTTATGCTATCTCCGACTGTGCCGTGAATACGGAAATCATGGCTGCCGCATTAGGCAATAAGGCAGGAAGTATCGGGGCCGCTTCCCTCTTCTTTAATGGAAAGTTAAAAGTTGAATAA